Proteins encoded together in one Triticum dicoccoides isolate Atlit2015 ecotype Zavitan chromosome 7B, WEW_v2.0, whole genome shotgun sequence window:
- the LOC119338725 gene encoding uncharacterized protein LOC119338725: MVASHRLVWPKFTYIYNTYDFFTPFILFRSADYLDDTVRLPGCTVAAAGGIHAQRSSPPAPLSTPWGVPPCEHRLRLRDLNSPLSQWIHGGAVRHAHACSTVVASRQLVLFLQISTVAWDCAARALHRQRPGLAPPVPCIASGLGSHRQAAPPRPLEPDPPLPCRATLLCSFRHPRATLAAGSTPPLLQLLSAPPSRHPRATTTGYQHGQLLPSTTPYPASPAWPRLLKRLYSTVLAQYSDSGPRWNCIAWPRAACSLLLLSMWSMHRLHHHGSLVVLSSASPLEKQGVPCCSLARGSTGFSLF, translated from the exons atggTCGCTTCCCACCGCTTGGTCTGGCCAAAATtcacctatatatacaacacttatgaTTTTTTCACTCCATTCATCCTCTTTCGCTCCGCCGACTACCTCGACGACACCGTCAGGCTGCCCGGctgcaccgtcgccgccgccggcggcatcCACGCGCAGCGCTCGAGCCCGCCCGCGCCGCTCTCCACGC CATGGGGAGTGCCTCCCTGTGAGCACCGGCTCCgtctgcgggatctaaactcccccctCTCTCAATGGATTCATGGTGGGGCAGTCCGGCATGCGCACGCGTGCAGCACGGTTGTGGCGTCGAGGCAGCTCGTGTTGTTCCTTCAG ATTTCAACGGTGGCCTGGGATTGCGCCGCCCGTGCCCTGCATCGCCAGCGGCCTGGGCTCGCACCGCCCGTGCCCTGCATCGCCAGCGGCCTCGGCTCGCACCGGCAAGCAGCTCCCCCGCGACCCCTGGAGCCGGACCCTCCCCTCCCCTGCCGCGCGACTCTGCTCTGCTCCTTCCGCCATCCCCGCGCGACTCTCGCAGCCGGATCCACCCCTCCACTTCTGCAACTCCTCTCTGCTCCTCCCTCCCGCCATCCCCGCGCCACCACGACGGGCTACCAGCACGGGCAGCTGCTGCCGTCCACAACGCCTTACCCAGCGAGCCCCGCCTGGCCACGGCTCCTCAAGCGGCTGTACTCGACGGTGCTCGCGCAGTACTCTGACTCCGGCCCGCGGTGGAACTGCATTG CTTGGCCTCGTGCCGCATGCAGTTTGTTGCTCCTCTCCATGTGGTCCATGCACAGGTTGCACCACCATGGCTCGCTGGTAGTACTATCATCAGCAAGTCCGCTAGAAAAACAGGGTGTCCCATGCTGTAGTTTGGCTAGGGGCAGCACGGGGTTCAGTTTATTTTAG